A part of Jiangella alba genomic DNA contains:
- a CDS encoding 1,4-dihydroxy-2-naphthoate polyprenyltransferase has translation MATLGQWVEGARPRTLPAAVAPVLVGTGAAAAADAAHLGKALLALVVALALQIGVNYANDYSDGIRGTDEHRVGPFRLVGSGAARPAAVKAAALWSFVAAGVTGAVLVAWSGHWWLFAVGALAIAAAWYYTGGRNPYGYRGLGEISVFVFFGLVAVAGTTYVQADRLTWTSLVSAVAIGCLACALLLVNNIRDIGTDTVSGKRTLAVTLGEQRSRMLYVLLMTAPFLIVAALAVTGLPWGALTLLCAPLAVVTARPVVLRATGRDLIPVLKRTGMTELAFAVLLTVGLAVG, from the coding sequence ATGGCCACGCTCGGTCAGTGGGTCGAGGGCGCCCGCCCGCGGACCCTGCCGGCCGCCGTCGCCCCGGTGCTGGTGGGCACGGGCGCGGCGGCGGCCGCCGACGCGGCGCACCTGGGCAAGGCGCTGCTGGCGCTGGTGGTCGCGCTGGCGCTGCAGATCGGCGTCAACTACGCGAACGACTACTCCGACGGCATCCGCGGCACCGACGAGCACCGGGTGGGGCCGTTCCGGCTGGTCGGGTCCGGTGCGGCGCGGCCGGCGGCGGTGAAGGCGGCGGCGCTGTGGAGCTTCGTCGCGGCCGGGGTGACCGGCGCCGTTCTGGTGGCGTGGTCGGGGCACTGGTGGCTGTTCGCCGTCGGCGCGCTCGCCATCGCGGCGGCCTGGTACTACACCGGCGGCCGCAACCCGTACGGCTACCGCGGGCTCGGCGAGATCTCGGTGTTCGTGTTCTTCGGGCTGGTGGCCGTCGCCGGGACGACGTACGTGCAGGCCGACCGGCTGACGTGGACGTCGCTGGTGTCGGCGGTGGCGATCGGCTGCCTGGCGTGCGCGCTGCTGCTGGTCAACAACATCCGCGACATCGGCACCGACACGGTGAGCGGCAAGCGGACGCTGGCGGTGACGCTCGGCGAGCAGCGCAGCCGCATGCTCTACGTGCTGCTGATGACGGCGCCGTTCCTCATCGTGGCGGCGCTGGCCGTCACCGGACTGCCGTGGGGCGCCCTCACGCTGCTGTGCGCCCCACTGGCCGTGGTGACCGCCCGGCCGGTGGTCCTGCGGGCGACGGGCCGGGACCTCATTCCGGTGCTCAAGCGGACCGGCATGACCGAACTGGCCTTCGCGGTGCTGCTGACCGTCGGCCTGGCGGTGGGCTGA
- a CDS encoding DUF4229 domain-containing protein: MAVLRYTLLRALVFVIIAALLWLVGLRGLVLVALGLVLSGLVSFFVLRSSRDQVSIAWDRRLRTVRERTAAEDAWDDEQRAHVDADADADAEGRPPRDTP; the protein is encoded by the coding sequence ATGGCCGTTCTCCGTTACACCCTGTTGCGCGCGCTGGTGTTCGTCATCATCGCGGCGCTGCTCTGGCTCGTCGGCTTGCGCGGGCTGGTGCTCGTGGCCCTCGGGCTCGTCCTCTCCGGGCTGGTGAGCTTCTTCGTGCTGCGCAGCAGTCGCGACCAGGTGTCCATCGCCTGGGACCGGCGCCTGCGCACCGTCCGTGAGCGCACCGCCGCCGAAGACGCGTGGGACGACGAGCAGCGCGCTCACGTCGACGCGGACGCCGACGCCGACGCTGAAGGCCGCCCGCCGCGCGACACCCCGTAG
- a CDS encoding cytidine deaminase family protein: MNDDELIASAAGHLNPRHVGDRLIGDVASTLVTDRGHAYHGVCIDTPCGTGFCAEHSAIAAMVTGGEERIAAIVAVWRDDDGVLYVVPPCGRCREFVRQLHPDNLDTRVVLGRDRAAPLRELLPAHEWPAPLD, translated from the coding sequence GTGAACGACGACGAGCTGATCGCGTCGGCCGCCGGGCACCTCAACCCCCGCCACGTCGGCGACCGGCTGATCGGCGACGTCGCGTCGACGCTGGTGACCGATCGGGGCCACGCGTACCACGGCGTCTGCATCGACACCCCGTGCGGCACCGGGTTCTGCGCCGAGCACAGCGCCATCGCCGCCATGGTGACCGGCGGCGAGGAACGCATCGCCGCCATCGTCGCGGTGTGGCGCGACGACGACGGCGTGCTGTACGTGGTGCCGCCGTGCGGGCGGTGCCGCGAGTTCGTCCGTCAGCTGCACCCGGACAACCTCGACACCCGGGTCGTGCTGGGACGGGACCGCGCGGCGCCGCTGCGCGAGCTGCTGCCGGCACACGAGTGGCCCGCACCGCTGGACTGA
- a CDS encoding DUF3806 domain-containing protein encodes MVEITDLNDAERAWVSESLTELGRSDGDIVALGAAYDAALRGWTSVSPDERPDPNGLINRLGIGFGEHLRRQTGLAWVVAADEHGSELALHGQPGDVLLYPANLVAKRWVAGQTGVLPELAASLIEQVTRIKEQA; translated from the coding sequence ATGGTGGAGATCACCGACCTGAACGACGCGGAGCGGGCGTGGGTCAGCGAGAGCCTGACCGAGCTCGGCCGGTCCGACGGCGACATCGTCGCGCTGGGCGCGGCCTACGACGCGGCGTTGCGGGGCTGGACGTCGGTGTCGCCCGACGAGCGGCCCGACCCGAACGGCCTGATCAACCGGCTGGGCATCGGGTTCGGCGAGCACCTGCGCAGGCAGACCGGGCTGGCCTGGGTCGTCGCGGCCGACGAGCACGGCAGCGAGCTGGCGCTGCACGGGCAGCCCGGCGACGTCCTGCTGTATCCGGCGAACCTCGTGGCCAAGCGCTGGGTCGCCGGGCAGACCGGGGTGCTGCCCGAGCTCGCGGCCAGCCTGATCGAGCAGGTCACGCGCATCAAGGAGCAGGCGTGA
- a CDS encoding LLM class F420-dependent oxidoreductase, protein MKFGLFVPQGWRLDLVDIAPKSQWETMLRVAQHADAGPWESIWVYDHFHTTPVPTEEATHEAWTLMAAFGAATQRVRLGQMCTCMAYRNPAYLAKVAATADIVSGGRVEMGIGAGWYEHEWRAFGFGFPRAGVRLAMLDEGVDIMRQAWTNGVATLAGEHYQVDGAICRPLPLQEEGIPLWIAGGGEKVTLRIAAKHARGAQYTGSRSYTAYTNFSGTPEVFQHKSEVLAQHCRDLGTDYDSITRSMNFNVIIGADQAEVDAKLARIEEIYGRFMTPDVVAEKMRPFRENPTAGTPEQVADAIGQYRDKGMSYAIGYFPEAAYDLSGVELFEREVIPALD, encoded by the coding sequence ATGAAGTTCGGGCTCTTCGTCCCCCAGGGCTGGCGGCTGGACCTCGTCGACATCGCTCCCAAGAGTCAGTGGGAGACGATGCTGCGCGTCGCCCAGCACGCCGACGCGGGGCCGTGGGAGTCGATCTGGGTCTACGACCACTTCCACACCACCCCGGTGCCGACCGAGGAGGCCACCCACGAGGCGTGGACGCTGATGGCGGCGTTCGGCGCGGCGACGCAGCGGGTGCGGCTGGGCCAGATGTGCACGTGCATGGCCTACCGCAACCCCGCCTACCTGGCGAAGGTCGCCGCGACGGCGGACATCGTGTCGGGCGGGCGGGTCGAGATGGGCATCGGCGCCGGCTGGTACGAGCACGAGTGGCGCGCCTTCGGGTTCGGCTTCCCGCGCGCCGGCGTCCGGCTGGCCATGCTCGACGAGGGCGTCGACATCATGCGGCAGGCGTGGACGAACGGGGTCGCGACGCTGGCCGGCGAGCACTACCAGGTCGACGGCGCGATCTGCCGGCCGCTGCCGTTGCAGGAGGAGGGCATCCCGCTGTGGATCGCCGGCGGCGGCGAGAAGGTGACGCTGCGCATCGCGGCGAAGCACGCCCGCGGCGCGCAGTACACCGGCTCGCGCAGCTACACGGCGTACACCAACTTCAGCGGCACGCCCGAGGTGTTCCAGCACAAGTCCGAGGTGCTGGCGCAGCACTGCCGCGACCTCGGCACCGACTACGACTCCATCACCCGCTCGATGAACTTCAACGTCATCATCGGCGCCGACCAGGCCGAGGTCGACGCCAAGCTGGCCCGCATCGAGGAGATCTACGGCCGGTTCATGACGCCCGACGTCGTGGCGGAGAAGATGCGGCCGTTCCGCGAGAACCCGACGGCCGGCACGCCCGAGCAGGTCGCCGACGCCATCGGGCAGTACCGGGACAAGGGCATGAGCTACGCCATCGGCTACTTCCCGGAGGCCGCCTACGACCTCAGCGGCGTCGAGCTGTTCGAGCGCGAGGTCATTCCGGCACTGGACTGA
- a CDS encoding Lrp/AsnC family transcriptional regulator produces MADDSAAALDRVDWQLLEHLQRDGRIAVAELARRVNLGPSATADRIRRLTDLGVIAGFRAELDLERIGYTVIAYVRLRYPSGNYRALHAELDRTQELLECHHVTGDDCFVLKVAARSMRHLEELAGRLATLGSVTTSVVYSSPLVSRVISRPDAQSSAGMTSRSNSSTPLRS; encoded by the coding sequence ATGGCCGACGATTCCGCCGCCGCCCTCGACCGCGTCGACTGGCAGCTGCTCGAGCACCTCCAGCGCGACGGCCGCATCGCCGTCGCCGAGCTGGCCCGTCGCGTCAACCTCGGGCCCAGCGCCACCGCCGACCGCATCCGCCGGCTCACCGACCTCGGCGTCATCGCCGGCTTCCGGGCCGAGCTCGACCTCGAGCGCATCGGCTACACCGTCATCGCCTACGTGCGGCTGCGCTACCCGTCCGGCAACTACCGCGCCCTGCACGCCGAGCTGGACCGCACGCAGGAACTGCTGGAGTGCCACCACGTCACCGGCGACGACTGCTTCGTGCTGAAGGTGGCCGCGCGGTCCATGCGCCACCTCGAGGAGCTGGCCGGCCGGCTGGCCACCCTCGGCAGCGTCACGACCTCCGTCGTGTACTCGTCGCCGCTGGTGTCGAGGGTGATCAGCCGGCCTGACGCTCAGTCCAGTGCCGGAATGACCTCGCGCTCGAACAGCTCGACGCCGCTGAGGTCGTAG
- a CDS encoding rhodanese-like domain-containing protein has translation MTTMIPPAPPADAAAHFAALLAYETDCWDVHHALTTGTADFVLLDVRSPEDYAAGHVPGAVNLPHGRIVERNLAQWPAGTEFVVYCAGPHCNGADKAALRLARLGRPVRKMIGGVTGWLDEGFTLQAT, from the coding sequence ATGACGACCATGATCCCGCCCGCGCCGCCGGCCGACGCCGCCGCGCACTTCGCCGCCCTGCTCGCGTACGAGACCGACTGCTGGGACGTGCACCACGCGCTGACGACCGGCACCGCGGACTTCGTCCTGCTCGACGTCCGCAGCCCGGAGGACTACGCCGCCGGCCACGTGCCCGGCGCCGTCAACCTGCCGCACGGGCGCATCGTCGAGCGCAACCTCGCCCAATGGCCGGCCGGCACCGAGTTCGTCGTCTACTGCGCCGGACCGCACTGCAACGGCGCCGACAAGGCCGCGCTCCGGCTGGCCCGGCTCGGCCGCCCGGTGCGCAAGATGATCGGCGGCGTCACCGGCTGGCTGGACGAGGGGTTCACGCTCCAGGCGACGTGA